Proteins encoded together in one Marinobacter sp. Arc7-DN-1 window:
- a CDS encoding phosphoglycolate phosphatase: MSLAGLFSPRWPGVALFDLDGTLVDSAPDLAAAVDQMLEHLGRSPAGIDRVRQWVGNGASVLVRRALAGQIDWQPACPKDDALFKDALAIFYHAYGTINGQYSVVYAGVEACLTHLRNQGCRLGVVTNKPEQFVAPLLEQMGLDHWFELSIGGDTLPVKKPDPAPLLHAMDALGGTRGTTVMVGDSAADVNAALAAGIPCVAVRYGYNFGPAVDTLGADAVVDSLAELL; encoded by the coding sequence ATGAGTCTTGCGGGGCTGTTCAGTCCGCGCTGGCCTGGCGTTGCCCTGTTTGATCTGGACGGTACGCTGGTGGACAGCGCGCCGGATCTGGCGGCGGCTGTCGATCAGATGCTGGAGCACCTGGGCCGTTCACCGGCCGGTATTGACCGGGTGCGGCAGTGGGTGGGCAACGGCGCGAGCGTACTGGTACGCCGGGCGCTGGCCGGGCAGATAGACTGGCAGCCGGCATGCCCCAAAGACGACGCCCTGTTCAAAGATGCCCTGGCGATTTTTTATCACGCCTACGGCACCATCAATGGTCAGTATTCCGTGGTCTACGCAGGCGTCGAAGCCTGCCTGACCCACCTCAGGAACCAGGGCTGCCGCCTGGGTGTGGTGACCAACAAACCGGAACAGTTTGTGGCGCCTTTGCTGGAACAGATGGGGCTGGATCACTGGTTTGAACTGAGCATTGGCGGTGACACCCTGCCGGTAAAGAAACCGGACCCGGCGCCCCTGCTTCACGCCATGGACGCCCTGGGCGGAACCCGCGGCACCACGGTGATGGTGGGTGACTCCGCCGCCGATGTGAACGCGGCGCTGGCCGCCGGCATACCCTGCGTGGCGGTCCGCTACGGATACAACTTCGGGCCCGCCGTAGACACCCTGGGTGCCGACGCGGTTGTTGATTCGCTCGCCGAGCTTTTGTAA
- the rpe gene encoding ribulose-phosphate 3-epimerase gives MNPYLIAPSILSADFARLGEEVDNVLAAGADIVHFDVMDNHYVPNLTIGPTVCEALRKHGVTAPIDVHLMVSPVDDLIRMFIDAGASYITFHPEATNHIDRSLQLIRDGGCQAGLVFNPATPLHYMDYVMDKLDMVLLMSVNPGFGGQKFIPGTLDKLREARKRIDATNYNIRLEIDGGVKTDNIREIAEAGADTFVAGSAIFNTGDYRATIDAMREELEQARKVINQ, from the coding sequence ATGAACCCTTACCTGATTGCCCCATCCATCCTGTCCGCCGATTTTGCCCGTCTGGGCGAGGAGGTCGATAACGTGCTGGCTGCCGGCGCCGATATCGTTCACTTCGATGTGATGGACAATCACTACGTACCCAACCTCACGATTGGCCCCACGGTCTGTGAGGCGCTGCGAAAGCACGGGGTGACCGCCCCCATTGACGTGCACCTGATGGTGTCACCGGTGGACGATCTGATCCGCATGTTCATTGACGCCGGTGCCAGTTACATCACCTTTCATCCGGAAGCGACCAATCACATTGACCGTTCATTGCAGCTGATCCGCGATGGCGGCTGCCAGGCCGGCCTGGTGTTTAACCCCGCCACGCCCCTGCACTACATGGACTACGTGATGGACAAGCTGGATATGGTACTGCTGATGTCGGTGAACCCCGGTTTCGGAGGCCAGAAATTCATTCCCGGCACCCTCGACAAGCTGCGGGAAGCCCGCAAGCGTATCGATGCCACCAACTACAATATCCGGCTGGAAATCGACGGGGGCGTCAAAACCGACAATATCCGGGAAATCGCCGAGGCCGGCGCCGACACCTTCGTGGCCGGATCGGCCATTTTCAACACCGGCGACTATCGGGCGACCATCGACGCCATGCGCGAAGAGCTGGAGCAGGCCCGCAAGGTGATCAATCAATGA
- the trpE gene encoding anthranilate synthase component I: protein MTPDQFAELADAGFNRIPVYREVLADLDTPLSTYLKLASGPCSYLFESVQGGEKWGRYSIIGLPSHEVLKVFDHRVEISRGGEIVEAKEVDDPLAFVEAYQRRFHAPDLDELPRFNGGLVGYFGYDTVRYIEKRLRKSCPPDQIGTPDILLMVSNEIVVFDNLRGKLHLIVHADPAVDGAFTQAQARIDELENRLHRQTADAPRTPEHLRGKTVDESDFISGFSRERFEAAVDKIKGYVLDGDVMQTVISQRMSIPFEAPPLNLYRSLRVLNPSPYMYFLDLGDFHIVGSSPEILARVEDEEVTVRPIAGTRKRGATDAEDKALEAELLADPKEIAEHLMLIDLGRNDAGRVSETGTVRLTDKMIVERYSHVMHIVSNVTGRLKDNTSCLDVLRATLPAGTLSGAPKIRAMEIIDELEPVKRGVYGGAVGYLSFNGNMDTAIAIRTAVIKDNTLHIQAGAGVVADSVPRLEWKETMNKGRAIFRAVAMTYNDFDH from the coding sequence ATGACACCCGATCAATTCGCCGAGCTCGCCGACGCCGGCTTTAACCGCATCCCCGTGTACCGCGAGGTTCTGGCCGACCTCGACACGCCTCTGAGCACTTATCTCAAACTCGCCAGCGGGCCCTGTTCCTACCTGTTCGAGTCCGTCCAGGGCGGCGAGAAATGGGGCCGTTACTCCATCATCGGCTTGCCCAGCCATGAGGTGCTGAAGGTGTTTGACCACCGGGTCGAGATCAGCCGCGGCGGCGAGATTGTCGAAGCCAAAGAGGTGGACGATCCGCTGGCCTTCGTGGAAGCCTACCAGAGGCGCTTTCACGCTCCGGATCTGGACGAGCTGCCCCGGTTTAACGGCGGCCTGGTGGGCTACTTCGGCTATGACACCGTGCGCTATATCGAAAAGCGCCTGCGCAAGAGCTGTCCGCCCGATCAAATCGGTACGCCGGACATCCTGCTGATGGTGTCCAACGAAATCGTGGTATTCGACAACCTGCGCGGCAAGCTGCACCTGATTGTCCACGCCGATCCGGCTGTTGACGGGGCCTTTACCCAGGCCCAGGCCCGCATTGATGAACTGGAAAACCGCCTGCACCGGCAGACCGCCGATGCCCCCCGCACCCCGGAACACCTGCGCGGCAAGACCGTGGACGAGAGCGACTTCATCTCCGGCTTCAGCCGGGAGAGATTCGAAGCCGCCGTGGACAAGATCAAGGGCTACGTGCTCGACGGCGATGTCATGCAGACCGTCATCTCCCAGCGCATGTCGATCCCGTTCGAGGCGCCACCCCTGAACCTGTACCGGTCCCTGCGGGTGCTGAATCCATCACCGTACATGTACTTCCTGGATCTGGGAGACTTTCATATAGTCGGCTCATCCCCGGAGATCCTGGCCCGGGTGGAAGACGAGGAAGTCACCGTGCGCCCCATCGCCGGCACCCGCAAGCGCGGCGCCACCGATGCCGAAGACAAGGCGCTGGAAGCCGAACTGCTGGCCGACCCGAAAGAAATCGCCGAGCACCTGATGCTGATTGACCTGGGCCGCAATGACGCCGGCCGGGTCTCGGAAACCGGCACCGTTCGGCTGACCGACAAGATGATTGTCGAACGCTATTCCCACGTCATGCACATTGTCTCCAACGTGACCGGCCGACTGAAGGACAACACCAGTTGCCTGGACGTGCTACGGGCCACCCTGCCCGCCGGCACTCTCAGCGGCGCACCCAAAATCCGGGCCATGGAGATCATCGACGAGCTGGAACCGGTCAAACGGGGCGTTTACGGCGGTGCCGTGGGTTACCTGTCCTTCAACGGCAACATGGATACGGCGATTGCCATCCGTACCGCCGTGATCAAGGACAACACCCTGCACATCCAGGCCGGTGCCGGCGTGGTGGCCGATTCGGTGCCCCGTCTTGAGTGGAAGGAAACCATGAACAAGGGCCGTGCGATCTTCCGCGCGGTGGCCATGACCTACAACGATTTCGACCACTGA
- a CDS encoding aminodeoxychorismate/anthranilate synthase component II codes for MLLMIDNYDSFTYNVVQYLAELGADVQVHRNDEITVEEIEALNPERLVISPGPCTPNEAGLSMDAIRHFAGKLPILGICLGHQAIGQVYGGDIIRAGRVMHGKVSPVFHKDTGVFRGLSNPLQATRYHSLVIDKTTLPDCLEVTAWTRNDDGSIEEIMGVRHKTLPIEGVQFHPESIMTEQGHELLRNFLRTH; via the coding sequence ATGTTGCTGATGATCGATAACTACGATTCCTTCACCTACAACGTAGTGCAGTATCTGGCGGAACTGGGCGCGGACGTTCAGGTGCACCGCAACGATGAAATCACCGTTGAGGAAATCGAGGCCCTGAACCCGGAGCGCCTGGTGATTTCCCCGGGCCCCTGCACGCCCAACGAGGCGGGCCTCTCCATGGACGCCATCCGGCACTTTGCCGGCAAGCTGCCGATCCTGGGCATCTGCCTGGGCCACCAGGCCATTGGCCAGGTCTATGGCGGCGACATTATCCGCGCCGGGCGCGTGATGCATGGCAAGGTCTCCCCGGTGTTCCACAAGGATACCGGCGTGTTCCGTGGCCTGAGCAACCCACTGCAGGCGACCCGTTACCACAGCCTGGTGATCGACAAGACCACCCTGCCCGACTGCCTGGAAGTGACCGCCTGGACCCGCAACGACGACGGCTCCATCGAGGAAATCATGGGGGTGCGCCACAAGACGTTGCCGATCGAGGGCGTGCAGTTCCACCCGGAGTCTATTATGACGGAACAGGGTCACGAACTGCTGCGCAACTTTCTGAGAACACACTAA
- the trpD gene encoding anthranilate phosphoribosyltransferase — protein sequence MDMKEALNRIASNLDLSREEMKDVMRIVMNGEATDAQIGAFLMGLRLKSETIDEITGATEVMRELATRVTVDAEPLVDIVGTGGDGANLFNVSSAASFVVAAAGGFVAKHGNRAVSSKSGSADLLEKVGINLSMNPEEVARCVEQIGVGFMFAPAHHGAMKYAIGPRKELGCRTIFNILGPMTNPAGVKRQLIGVFTKELCRPMAEVLQRLGAEHIMVVHSKDGLDEISLASATHVAELKNGEITEYDTTPEDLGIKSQSLVGLTVDTAEDSLKLIKAAFGRGHDEMAEKARDLIALNAGAAIYVAGLASTTKEGVDMALDAMGSGLAAGKMSELADFSQCF from the coding sequence ATGGACATGAAAGAAGCTCTCAACCGCATTGCCTCCAACCTGGACCTGTCCCGGGAGGAAATGAAGGACGTGATGCGCATCGTCATGAACGGCGAAGCGACGGACGCCCAGATCGGTGCGTTTCTCATGGGTTTGCGCCTGAAAAGCGAAACCATCGATGAAATCACCGGCGCGACCGAGGTGATGCGCGAGCTGGCCACCAGGGTCACCGTGGACGCCGAGCCGCTGGTGGACATCGTCGGCACCGGCGGCGATGGCGCCAACCTGTTCAATGTCTCCTCTGCCGCATCCTTCGTGGTGGCGGCCGCTGGTGGCTTCGTGGCCAAGCACGGTAACCGTGCCGTATCCTCGAAAAGTGGCAGCGCGGACCTGCTGGAAAAAGTGGGTATCAACCTCAGCATGAACCCCGAGGAAGTGGCCCGCTGTGTGGAGCAGATCGGCGTCGGCTTCATGTTCGCCCCGGCCCATCACGGCGCCATGAAATACGCCATCGGTCCCCGTAAGGAGCTGGGCTGTCGCACCATCTTCAACATCCTCGGCCCGATGACCAACCCGGCAGGCGTTAAACGCCAGCTGATCGGCGTGTTCACCAAAGAGTTGTGCCGTCCCATGGCTGAAGTTCTGCAACGACTCGGCGCCGAGCACATCATGGTTGTTCACTCAAAGGATGGCCTGGACGAAATCAGTCTGGCGAGCGCCACCCACGTGGCGGAACTGAAAAACGGCGAGATCACCGAATACGACACCACCCCGGAGGACCTGGGCATCAAGAGCCAGTCTCTGGTAGGTTTGACGGTCGACACGGCCGAAGATTCCCTGAAGCTAATCAAGGCCGCTTTCGGACGTGGTCATGATGAAATGGCCGAAAAAGCACGGGACCTCATTGCCCTGAATGCCGGTGCGGCCATCTATGTCGCAGGCCTGGCAAGTACAACTAAAGAAGGCGTCGATATGGCCCTCGACGCCATGGGCTCTGGGCTGGCCGCCGGCAAGATGTCGGAGCTGGCTGATTTTTCCCAGTGTTTTTGA
- the murU gene encoding N-acetylmuramate alpha-1-phosphate uridylyltransferase MurU, with translation MKAMILAAGKGERMRPLTLATPKPLLCAGGKPLIVHHLEHLRRAGFSEVIINHAWLGDQIEETLGTGEQFGLSLRYSREGEPLETAGGIVRALPLITEGESGWFLVINGDIWSDFELAKLKPPEQSDALLVVTDNPPHHPGGDFCLTPQGVLAESGPDRLTFTGISLLHRRLFEGLTDQAGKLGPVLRKAMGEGRVEGLYHPGQWVDVGTPERLRALDRQLHSGEPGNHGKR, from the coding sequence GTGAAAGCCATGATTCTCGCCGCCGGCAAAGGTGAACGCATGCGGCCGCTGACCCTGGCCACCCCCAAACCCCTGCTTTGCGCCGGGGGCAAGCCGCTAATTGTTCACCACCTTGAGCACCTGCGCCGGGCGGGATTCAGCGAGGTGATCATCAATCACGCCTGGCTGGGTGACCAGATTGAAGAAACCCTGGGCACGGGCGAGCAGTTTGGCCTGTCCCTGCGTTACTCCCGGGAGGGTGAGCCCCTTGAAACCGCCGGAGGCATCGTCCGTGCCCTTCCCCTGATCACAGAGGGCGAATCCGGCTGGTTTCTGGTAATCAACGGCGACATCTGGAGCGACTTCGAACTGGCGAAACTCAAACCACCAGAGCAGTCAGACGCACTGCTGGTGGTCACCGATAATCCACCGCACCATCCCGGGGGTGACTTTTGCCTGACGCCACAGGGTGTATTGGCCGAATCCGGCCCTGACAGGCTGACCTTCACCGGCATCAGCCTGTTGCACCGTCGCCTGTTTGAGGGCCTGACGGATCAGGCCGGCAAGCTGGGGCCGGTCCTGCGCAAAGCCATGGGCGAAGGCCGCGTGGAGGGCCTCTACCATCCGGGCCAATGGGTGGATGTGGGAACTCCGGAACGACTGAGAGCGCTGGACCGGCAACTTCACAGCGGGGAGCCCGGAAACCATGGCAAGCGGTGA
- a CDS encoding DUF4202 domain-containing protein has translation MTGQDSRLQCALKAIDQANQADPNREQFGDERLPKEYAYSLHMTRWLFELEAEPSERMQIACRAQHIERWTMPRKDYPEGRKAYYQWRQACGRMHGRRAAEIMADCGYPADECERVETILTKRELRQDEDTQLLEDVACMVFLERYFADFYEEKAEYDREKWLRIVRRTWGKMSPRGHEAALKLAEGMPAHLLELLQEALAKPG, from the coding sequence ATGACAGGCCAGGATTCACGTCTTCAATGCGCGCTTAAAGCCATCGACCAGGCAAACCAGGCGGACCCGAACCGGGAGCAGTTTGGCGATGAGCGTCTGCCCAAGGAATATGCCTACAGCCTGCACATGACGCGCTGGCTGTTCGAGCTGGAGGCCGAACCCTCCGAGCGCATGCAGATCGCCTGCCGGGCCCAGCACATCGAGCGCTGGACGATGCCCCGCAAGGATTATCCGGAGGGCCGCAAGGCCTACTATCAATGGCGCCAGGCCTGCGGCCGGATGCATGGCCGGCGGGCGGCGGAGATTATGGCGGACTGTGGCTACCCTGCGGATGAATGCGAGCGGGTGGAGACGATTCTCACCAAGCGCGAACTCAGGCAGGATGAGGACACCCAGCTGCTGGAGGATGTTGCCTGCATGGTTTTCCTCGAGCGGTACTTCGCGGATTTCTATGAGGAGAAAGCGGAGTACGACCGGGAGAAGTGGTTACGCATCGTGCGCCGGACCTGGGGCAAGATGTCGCCCCGGGGGCATGAGGCGGCGCTGAAGCTGGCTGAGGGAATGCCTGCCCATCTTCTGGAACTCTTGCAGGAGGCATTGGCGAAGCCTGGGTAA
- the trpC gene encoding indole-3-glycerol phosphate synthase TrpC, which yields MTDRHLDKTPTILLNIVDRKWEEIDERKPKVSIDDLKAMAGDQPSARGFANALRTRIESRTPAVIAEIKKASPSKGILRDPFEPEVIAESYEKGGAACLSVLTDKDFFQGHEGYLVAARNACSLPVIRKDFMVAPYQVYESRAIGADCILLIAACLTKSQMQELEGIAHDIGLDVLVEVHDGEELDDALTLKTPLVGINNRNLHTFDVSLDTTFDLHERISQDRLTITESGIMTRNDVGAMTSRGIYGFLVGESFMRAEEPGQKLRELFFPEG from the coding sequence ATGACTGACAGACATTTGGACAAGACACCCACGATTCTTCTGAATATTGTGGATCGCAAATGGGAAGAAATTGATGAGCGCAAGCCTAAGGTCAGCATCGATGACCTGAAGGCCATGGCTGGAGACCAGCCGTCTGCAAGGGGCTTCGCAAACGCCCTGCGCACGCGAATTGAATCCAGAACCCCTGCGGTCATCGCCGAAATCAAGAAAGCCTCCCCCAGCAAGGGCATCCTCCGTGACCCGTTCGAACCGGAAGTCATTGCCGAAAGCTACGAAAAAGGCGGCGCCGCCTGTCTGTCCGTGCTCACCGACAAAGACTTCTTCCAGGGCCACGAGGGCTACTTGGTTGCCGCCCGCAACGCCTGCAGCCTGCCGGTGATCCGAAAGGACTTCATGGTCGCACCCTATCAGGTGTACGAAAGCCGGGCCATCGGTGCCGACTGCATCCTGCTGATCGCTGCCTGCCTGACCAAAAGCCAGATGCAGGAACTCGAAGGCATCGCCCACGACATCGGCCTGGATGTGCTGGTGGAAGTGCACGACGGCGAGGAACTGGACGATGCGCTGACCCTGAAAACACCCCTGGTCGGCATCAACAACCGCAACCTGCACACCTTCGACGTGTCTCTGGACACCACCTTCGATCTGCACGAACGGATCTCTCAGGACCGGCTGACCATCACCGAAAGCGGCATTATGACCAGAAATGACGTGGGCGCCATGACCTCACGAGGCATTTATGGCTTTTTGGTCGGCGAATCGTTTATGCGGGCTGAAGAGCCTGGTCAGAAGTTGCGAGAGCTGTTTTTTCCAGAAGGCTAA
- a CDS encoding alpha/beta fold hydrolase — protein sequence MHWILLRGLTRERAHWGGFPARLQETFPDHHFHTVDLPGTGVHYRDPSPASVAGIREKVREQVSHIPKPFSLLALSMGGMVALDWAQNVSEGEIQNLILINTSSGFSPTWQRMRPGAWLRILRLLGRKELFDRERDILRLTCNHEVPLSLAKQWYSIQRQRPVSTRNAVNQLAAAARYLPGQKRPLPDALLLASRGDRIVHWRCSAALEERWQWTLKLHPDAGHDLPLDEPEWIIRQVRNWLYR from the coding sequence ATGCACTGGATTCTGTTGCGGGGTCTGACACGGGAGCGGGCGCACTGGGGAGGCTTTCCGGCCCGCCTGCAGGAAACGTTTCCGGACCACCACTTTCACACCGTCGATCTGCCTGGTACGGGTGTGCACTATCGGGATCCCAGTCCGGCCTCCGTGGCCGGTATTCGTGAGAAAGTGCGTGAGCAGGTAAGTCATATTCCCAAGCCATTCAGTCTGCTGGCGCTCTCCATGGGAGGGATGGTTGCTCTGGACTGGGCCCAGAACGTCTCCGAAGGTGAAATTCAGAATCTGATCCTGATCAACACCAGTTCCGGCTTCAGCCCGACGTGGCAACGGATGCGTCCAGGGGCCTGGCTCCGGATTCTAAGGTTGTTGGGCCGCAAGGAACTGTTTGACCGGGAGCGGGACATCCTCAGGCTTACCTGCAATCATGAGGTTCCGTTGTCCCTGGCGAAACAGTGGTATAGCATCCAGCGCCAGCGCCCGGTCAGCACCCGCAATGCCGTGAACCAGCTGGCTGCGGCTGCGCGGTACCTGCCGGGGCAGAAGCGCCCCCTGCCGGATGCCCTGTTGCTGGCCAGCCGTGGTGACCGCATTGTTCACTGGCGTTGCAGTGCTGCCCTGGAAGAACGCTGGCAATGGACATTGAAACTGCACCCCGATGCCGGCCATGACCTGCCACTGGATGAGCCGGAGTGGATCATCCGGCAGGTTCGCAACTGGTTGTACCGATAG
- a CDS encoding DnaJ domain-containing protein has translation MASGDKQPVLPARMEAEFSSLMRELSACGHQAPALIERAHLPRWCRRPLFFFLGYIARAEGRVTEADIGYAESLIKAMRLSARQRRRAINWFQQGKAAGQPPSIRGLALRLSRRLWPAPALKTAICLCHASQLGGRPGKPRRYRCEDAIDQIGLPVSVSDDIFDSYASKVWSRYTESQSKPTSYQQACELLGVTRRDSLEVIKRAYRKKVSECHPDKLAQQQVSTSEKNLAKERLLNYQQAWELIKRHHAASRP, from the coding sequence ATGGCAAGCGGTGACAAACAACCCGTGCTGCCGGCCCGAATGGAAGCCGAATTTTCCAGCCTGATGCGGGAACTCTCAGCGTGCGGCCATCAGGCACCTGCCCTGATCGAGCGGGCCCATTTGCCCCGGTGGTGCCGGCGCCCCCTGTTCTTTTTCCTTGGCTACATTGCCAGGGCGGAAGGGCGGGTCACCGAAGCCGACATTGGCTATGCCGAATCGCTGATCAAGGCCATGAGGCTGTCGGCACGCCAGCGCCGGCGTGCCATCAACTGGTTTCAGCAGGGCAAGGCCGCCGGACAACCGCCCTCTATCCGGGGGCTTGCCCTGAGGCTGTCCCGACGACTCTGGCCGGCACCGGCCCTGAAAACTGCGATCTGCCTGTGTCATGCCAGCCAGCTTGGTGGTCGCCCCGGTAAACCCCGGCGCTACCGCTGCGAGGATGCCATTGACCAGATTGGTCTGCCCGTGAGTGTCAGCGACGACATCTTTGACAGCTACGCCAGCAAGGTCTGGAGTCGCTACACAGAAAGCCAATCCAAACCAACCAGTTACCAGCAGGCGTGCGAACTGCTGGGGGTTACCCGGCGGGATTCACTGGAAGTGATCAAACGGGCCTACCGCAAAAAAGTGTCCGAATGCCATCCGGATAAGCTGGCGCAGCAGCAAGTCAGTACCAGCGAAAAAAATCTGGCCAAGGAACGGCTGCTGAATTATCAGCAGGCCTGGGAACTGATAAAACGGCACCACGCCGCCAGCCGACCATGA
- a CDS encoding glutathione S-transferase family protein, whose amino-acid sequence MKIFETKTAPNPRRVRMFMAEKGLLDKAEFIEIDLQKGENLTPEYVARNPMKKVPVMELDDGTCIAETMAICRYFEESYPDTPSLLGDTPLEKAQLEQWLRWIEYYFFMPTAMCFQHTTGYFKDRMNPVKEWGEECGRSVEKFMHFLDKHLADKEYICLGRFTAADINAFTALAFARVVNIRIKPEQANLQAWYDRIKARPSAQA is encoded by the coding sequence ATGAAAATCTTCGAGACCAAGACCGCCCCCAATCCCCGCCGCGTGCGTATGTTCATGGCCGAAAAAGGCCTGCTCGACAAGGCGGAATTCATCGAGATCGACCTGCAGAAGGGTGAAAACCTGACACCCGAATATGTCGCCCGCAATCCCATGAAAAAAGTGCCGGTGATGGAGCTGGACGATGGCACCTGCATTGCCGAAACCATGGCGATCTGCCGCTACTTCGAAGAGAGCTATCCGGATACGCCCAGCCTGCTGGGCGACACCCCGCTGGAAAAGGCGCAGCTTGAGCAGTGGCTGCGCTGGATCGAATATTACTTTTTCATGCCCACCGCCATGTGTTTCCAGCACACCACCGGCTACTTCAAGGACCGGATGAACCCGGTCAAGGAATGGGGCGAGGAATGCGGCAGGAGCGTGGAGAAGTTCATGCATTTTCTGGATAAGCACCTGGCGGACAAGGAATACATCTGCCTTGGCCGGTTCACGGCTGCGGATATCAACGCCTTCACCGCCCTCGCCTTTGCCCGGGTGGTGAACATTCGTATCAAGCCGGAGCAGGCCAACCTCCAGGCCTGGTATGACCGCATCAAGGCGCGTCCTTCTGCCCAGGCCTGA
- a CDS encoding DUF3530 family protein — translation MLRVENCRPRLWWFVVIAVIVTVVSPALAQGQDPRTNAKPEQAGSGAGSASRSLVWTGIGERGLSQAFPEAAVWLELEEGVRALGLFYPETRLPAQGALVVLADEGETAASGLAGAVARALAARGWAVLTLGLEAPSPALQRMLAGPVVSAPGPEANDEAPTESVMIDVMAPENADDLEARYRNRISQALEAGLAELVERGYEAPALMGIGRASIHVTNRILEGASVSALVWVAPQFYPSDRADLPERLTSLGTALLDLHPAGSGGGEPGWSTGEKLLRAGADGYQRQPIPGFGPPSAAFGDTIASRVAAWLESR, via the coding sequence GTGCTCAGAGTCGAGAATTGCCGGCCCCGGTTGTGGTGGTTTGTTGTGATTGCCGTGATCGTAACCGTTGTGTCACCCGCACTTGCCCAGGGTCAAGACCCGCGGACGAACGCCAAGCCAGAGCAGGCGGGCTCAGGCGCCGGTTCCGCCAGTCGGTCCCTGGTCTGGACGGGCATCGGCGAGCGGGGGCTGAGTCAGGCATTTCCCGAGGCTGCCGTCTGGCTGGAGCTTGAAGAGGGCGTGCGCGCGTTGGGGCTGTTTTACCCCGAGACCAGGCTGCCGGCGCAGGGTGCCCTGGTGGTTCTGGCTGATGAAGGTGAAACTGCCGCATCCGGATTGGCGGGAGCGGTGGCCAGGGCATTGGCTGCGAGAGGGTGGGCGGTGCTGACGCTTGGCCTGGAAGCCCCGTCTCCTGCCTTGCAAAGAATGCTGGCGGGACCAGTTGTGAGTGCCCCGGGACCGGAGGCGAATGATGAAGCGCCCACCGAGTCGGTGATGATTGACGTGATGGCACCGGAAAATGCGGATGATCTGGAGGCCCGCTACCGCAACCGGATCAGCCAGGCCCTGGAGGCAGGACTGGCGGAGCTGGTAGAGCGGGGCTACGAGGCGCCGGCACTTATGGGTATTGGCCGGGCGAGCATTCATGTGACCAACCGAATCCTGGAGGGGGCGAGCGTCTCGGCCCTGGTCTGGGTCGCGCCCCAATTTTATCCCTCTGACCGCGCGGACTTGCCGGAGCGCCTCACTTCGCTCGGCACGGCATTGCTGGACCTTCATCCGGCAGGCTCAGGCGGTGGTGAGCCGGGCTGGAGTACCGGTGAGAAGCTGCTTCGGGCAGGGGCTGACGGCTACCAGCGGCAACCGATTCCCGGGTTCGGCCCGCCGTCGGCGGCATTTGGCGATACTATCGCCAGCCGCGTTGCGGCCTGGCTGGAATCCCGGTGA